The Meiothermus sp. genome segment TTCTTTTGTTGGCTTTTGCCCTTTCGTCTTGCATCTTGCTGGTGGAAGACGAGCCCCCGCGCCCCCAGCCGGTGCAGCCCGTAACCCCGGTGACCCCGGTACAGCCCAGCATTGTGACGCCGGGCCCGGGTAGCTTTACCTACCGCTGCAACGGGGGCACCCTGGTGGTGCGCTACCTGGACAGCAGCAACCTGCAACTCTTCTACGATGGGGCCTTCCAGAACCTGAGCCTGGTGCGCCGCAGCCCCACCTTGCTGTTTAGCGGGGGGGCCTACACCTGGGAGTGGACGGGCAGCCGCGGCACCCTAAGCGTGCGCGGCCAGGTGGTGCTTAGCAACTGCGCTCTGTAACGGAGGTGGTATGAAAAAAATCGTTGGTATTTTGGGCCTGGCTTTGCTCTCCTCGGCCCTGGCGCAACCCTTGCGCCCCCAGAGCATTATCGTGAACCCCACGCCCCCGCAGGACCTTCAGGTGCGGGTCTGGGTAGACAAAGACCCCAACAAAACCGGCAACCCGGTCTACCAGTTTGGCGAGAACATCCAGATCTCGGTGCAGGTCAGCCAGCCGGCTTATGTCTACCTTTTTAGCGTGCGGGCGACCGGCGAGATTAGCGGGATTCTCCCCAACGCCTTTGAGCAGCAAAACCTGTTGCAAGCCGGCGAAGTACGTACCTTCCCCGGCCCCGGAGCCCGCTACACCTTTACCGTGGAAGGCCCGGCCGGGCAGGATCGGGTGCTGGCCGTGGCCAGCCGCCGCCCGCTGGATGTTTCGGAGATTATCAACATCCAGACCGGCGAGGCCCGCATCCAGGGCGAGAGCAACCTGGCCAGGGCCCTCTCGATTGTGGTGACGCCCATCCCCACCACCGACTGGGTAACCGACGAAGCCTACTACATCGCCGGGCAGCTTCCGCCACCCCCGCCCACTACTGGCACCCTGTCGGTCAGCAGCATCCCCAGCGGCGCCCAGGTGCTGATCAACGGGCGCGCGGTGGGCAATACGCCTTTGTCCATCGAGTTGCAACCTGGCAGCTATAACCTCGAGCTGCGCCTCAGCGGCTACAACCCCTCGCGCACCCCCGTCACCATCCAGGCCGGGCGGGTTACCCAGCTCAATCTGCCGCTCGTTGCCACCCCACCGCCCACCGGTGTCCTGGCGGTGGACAGCAACCCCAGGGGCGCCCAGGTGCTGATTAATGGCCGCCTGGTGGGCAGCACCCCCCTCAACCTCACCCTCAACCCCGGCACCTACACCGTGGAACTGCGCCGCAGTGGGTTCAGCCCCTTCCGCACCAACGTCACCGTCCAGGCGGGCCGTACCACGCGCCTCAGCATCAATTTGGTGGGCATTGCGCCGCCGCCGCAACCCGTCCAGCCCGTGCAGCCTGTTCAGCCGGTTCAACCTGTGCAGCCCGTTCAGCCGGTGCGGCCTCCCTCGGGTTCTTACACCTACACCTGCCAGGGCGGTACCCTGGTGGTGAACTACATCAGCAGCAACCAGGTGCGCCTGTTCTACGACGGGGCCTTCCAGACCCTGCCGCTGGTTCGTAGCGGGGCCGAGCTGGTTTACTCCAACAACACCTACACCTGGGAGATTGGGCAGCTTGGGCGCCTGCTGGTGCGGGGTCAGGTGGCCCTGTTCAACTGCCGCATCTAAAGCCTCTTTGGCCTCGAGCCTCCCTAAAAATGGGCTCGAGGTTCTTTTTTGCAGATTAGTTTACAATCTTTGTCAGCTTTTCTCGGATGATGGGTTTCTATGGAATGGCTCACCCAACCCTGGCCCTGGTACGTAGCGGGCCCCCTGATTGGCCTGACCGTGCCCCTCTTGCTCCTGATGGGCAACCGGCGCTTTGGCATCTCTTCCTCGCTGCGGCACCTCTGCGCGGCCCTGGGCAGCCGGCAGCCCTTCTTCCGCTATAACTGGCGGGCCGAAAGCTGGAACCTGGCTTTTGTGCTGGGCATCGCGGCGGGCGGGTTTGTGGCCGGGGCGCTCTGGGCCAACCCCAACCCGGTATCGCTCAACCCCCAGACTGCCCTCGCCCTGGCGCAGATGGGAGTTTCGGCGGACTCGGGCTTCTTGCCCCAAGAACTTTTTTCCTGGCAAGCGGTGCTGAGCCTGCCGGGGGCCTTGTTTTTGCTCCTGGGCGGGTTCCTGATTGGCTTTGGGGCGCGCTGGGCGGCAGGGTGTACCTCGGGGCATTCCATTACCGGGCTGGCCGCACTGCAACTACCTTCCTTGCTGGCCACACTGGGCTTCTTTGTGGGGGGGCTGATATCGGCCCACCTGCTCCTGCCCTGGCTCCTTTCCTGGAGGTAAAGCATGGCCTTTCCCATACCCGATGAGTTCAAGGTCGAAGCACAGACCACAAGGCCCACCGGCAGCCTCCTGGCATACGTACCTTATTTATTGGCGGGGGCTTTTTTTGGTATCGTGGCCATTCGCTCCGAGATTGCCTCCTGGTACCGCATCTACGAGATGTTCCGCTTTGAGTCGTTTCACATGTACGGGGTTATTGGCAGTGCGGTATTGACCGCAGCCCTTTCGCTGTGGCTGCTGAGGCGGCTTGGGGTCAAATCCCGCGATGGGGAACCCCTGCGCATCCGCCCATCTGATCCGGGCCGCTACCGCTACATTTTGGGCGGGGTGGTGTTTGGGCTGGGCTGGGGGCTGGTGGGGGCCTGCCCAGGGCCCATTTACGCCCTGCTGGGCAGCGGGTATGCGGGTGCGCTGCTGATTTTGCTGGGGGCGCTGCTGGGCACTTATGCGTATGGCCTCGTGCAGCACCGGCTGCCGCATTGAGGAAGGCTTGTGGCGTGTGGGGGTAGGAGGACTACACACCCAATAGCGCCAGGGCCTGCCCCAGCACCTCGAGCTCGGCCCGAACTTTCTCTACCTGCACCAGCTTTTGTAAATACTGCTGCTGCTCTTGCAGAGCGGCTTTGAGCAGGGGGTGCCGGGCCTTGAGCAGCAACGGCCCGTAGCGCAGGGCCGGCTCGAGCGGCAACCCCGCATAGGCCGTACAAGTGCCGCGCTGTAGGGTAAGGATGCCATAGCGCCAGAAGCCCTCCACCATCTGTTCGTTCACCAGGGCGAACCCAGCAGAAAGCGCCCAGCGGCGCAGGGGTTCGGCGCTATCGTTGGGCTGGAGCACCAGGCGGGGGGGCAGCCTGCTGGGGTGGGCCGAGAGGATGCGAACCATGCGACCGGCCCCCATCCCACACAGGCTCAGGGCGGTGGCCTCGCCCGCCTGCAAAGCCGAAAGGCCATCGCCTAAGCGCACCTCGGCGTTCAGGCCCGCAAGGGCTCGCCTCGAGTTCTCCCAGGGCCCCCGGTTTTTCTCCACCACAATCACCCGCTCCACCCGCCCGGACAGGAGCAGATAGCGCGGCAAAAGAGCATGGTCGGCCCCGATATCGGCATGGGTAGGTGCCCTGATTTCCTGGGCTACCGCCATCAGACGGGGCTCCAATCTAGCGGTAAATCCAGCCATAAGCGATCAGCAAAGTAACCAGCGTGAGCGGCAGGCCAAAGCGCAGGTGCTCCATAAAGCCTAGATGGTAGCCTTCGCGCCTTGCGGCCTCGGCCACAATCAGGTTGGCCACCGACCCCAATAGGGTCAGGTTGCCCGCCAGGGTCGAGGCCGCCGCCAGCAAAAGCCAGCCCTGGGTGTCGCCGGCGGGGATTAGAGGGTACAACAGCAGCACTGCCGGCACATTGGAGATCAGGTTGGAGAGGAGTACCGTCACGGCGGCCAGGCCCGCCGCCGAGCTGGCCAGAGGCTCAATTCGAACCAGCAGGCCCAGCTCCTTGACGGCAGCCGTGACCATAAAAAGCCCCGAGAACATCACCAGCAGCTCCCAGTCCACCCGCATAAAAAAGCGCTCGGAGCGAATCCGGCGGCTCCACAGCAGAAGCCCGGCGGCTATCAGAGCAGCCTGGGCCAGCGGATAGCCCAGCACAAAGGCGGTCAGCAGGGCCAGGGTAATCCAGAGGCCCTTGAACAACAGCGCCCGGTTGTAGCGGAAGCGCAGGGGCGGCAAGGGCGGCAGGGGCTTCAGGGAGCGCAGCGCCGGATAGAAGAGATACAAAAGCCCCACCTGTACCAGAAGGCCCAGCAAGGCCACCGGGGTCAGGGCAGCGGCAAAGTCCAGGTAGCTGATGCGGGAGAGGCTTCCCACCACAATGTTCTGGGGGTTGCCGGTCAGGGTGGCCACGCTGCCCAGGTTGGTCGCCCCGGCCAGAGCCAGCAGGTAGGGTACCGGCGGCAGCCCCAGGGTGCGCGTAAGGGCCAGCACCAGCGGGGTAAAGAGGATGGCGATGGTGTCGTTGAGGAACAAGGCCGACAGAACGCCGGTGCCAAAGGTCAGCCAAACCAACAGGCCCAACGGTGAGCGGGCTAGGTGCACCAGCCAGTTGAGTACGAGCTGAAAAAACCCCGCATAGCCCAGGTGGGTGTTGAGTACCATCACCCCAAACAAAAAGCCCAGGGTATGGGGTTCCAGGGCCCGCCAGGCCCGCTCAAAGTCGAGCACCCCCAGCACAATCAGAAAAGCTGCGCCGGTGAGGGCGATGGCCGCCCGGTTCATGCGGTAGCCCGGCCAGTAACCCAGGCCCAGACCCAGGTAGGTTAGCAGCAAGACAGCATAGGCAAGGTACTCCACAACTCCATCCTAATTGCTTGTGCAGCAGGTGCAGCAACCCTCAGCCCAGATGGAGCCGGAAGTCCGCTTCTTTACAGCACGTAGCCGATCCTGGTATCGGGTTCGGTCTTGTCTGGGGCGCGCTCCTGCAACACCAGCAGCAGGGCCTGGGCCTGCTCGAGCCGCTCGATAAAGTAGCTCGAGCCATTCTCACTCAGGGCTTCGTACTCGCCGCGCTCGGCGTCCATCCGCACCGCCACCACCCGCCGGGTCTGAACAAAAAGCTCGGCCCAGGGCAAGTATTCCTCGGTTCTGCTCATATCCATACAACGATAGTAGAAGCCCAACAAAAGCACTGTCGAAAATAGGCAGTAAAACCCCTCTGGGCGTTTCTTGGACTGCATGAGTCCAAAAAATTACGCCGGCCTATCGCAGCGCCATCTGCCCCAGCAACTCGCTCAGTCCAATCAGGCTACCCGTCATCACCAGCGTCAGAATCAGCCAGACCGAAATTACCTCGCTGAGGGCAGGCGACTCGGCGCGCCAGAACCGGGGTTGGCGCACCTGTTGGGCGGCCACAAGCGCTGCAAGTACCAATAGGAGTAACCACAACAGTCCAAACACCTTGGGTTCAGGGTAGCAGCCCTGCCTGAAGGGGCCTGTGCAAAAATACCAGAGCGAAAGTAGGGGCCATGTCCGAAGCCAGCCTGCCCATCTATTCCGTTCTGCCCGCGCTGCGAAACGCCCTGCGTTCGCACCGCACGGCAATTCTGCAAGCCCCTCCGGGCGCAGGCAAAAGCACGGTGCTGCCCCTGGAGCTGCTGGAGGAGCCCTGGCTTTTGGGCCAGAAAATCTGGATGCTCCAGCCCCGCCGCCTGGCCGCCCGCAACGCGGCGGC includes the following:
- a CDS encoding anion transporter encodes the protein MEYLAYAVLLLTYLGLGLGYWPGYRMNRAAIALTGAAFLIVLGVLDFERAWRALEPHTLGFLFGVMVLNTHLGYAGFFQLVLNWLVHLARSPLGLLVWLTFGTGVLSALFLNDTIAILFTPLVLALTRTLGLPPVPYLLALAGATNLGSVATLTGNPQNIVVGSLSRISYLDFAAALTPVALLGLLVQVGLLYLFYPALRSLKPLPPLPPLRFRYNRALLFKGLWITLALLTAFVLGYPLAQAALIAAGLLLWSRRIRSERFFMRVDWELLVMFSGLFMVTAAVKELGLLVRIEPLASSAAGLAAVTVLLSNLISNVPAVLLLYPLIPAGDTQGWLLLAAASTLAGNLTLLGSVANLIVAEAARREGYHLGFMEHLRFGLPLTLVTLLIAYGWIYR
- a CDS encoding class I SAM-dependent methyltransferase — translated: MAGFTARLEPRLMAVAQEIRAPTHADIGADHALLPRYLLLSGRVERVIVVEKNRGPWENSRRALAGLNAEVRLGDGLSALQAGEATALSLCGMGAGRMVRILSAHPSRLPPRLVLQPNDSAEPLRRWALSAGFALVNEQMVEGFWRYGILTLQRGTCTAYAGLPLEPALRYGPLLLKARHPLLKAALQEQQQYLQKLVQVEKVRAELEVLGQALALLGV
- a CDS encoding DUF6691 family protein yields the protein MAFPIPDEFKVEAQTTRPTGSLLAYVPYLLAGAFFGIVAIRSEIASWYRIYEMFRFESFHMYGVIGSAVLTAALSLWLLRRLGVKSRDGEPLRIRPSDPGRYRYILGGVVFGLGWGLVGACPGPIYALLGSGYAGALLILLGALLGTYAYGLVQHRLPH
- a CDS encoding PEGA domain-containing protein, giving the protein MKKIVGILGLALLSSALAQPLRPQSIIVNPTPPQDLQVRVWVDKDPNKTGNPVYQFGENIQISVQVSQPAYVYLFSVRATGEISGILPNAFEQQNLLQAGEVRTFPGPGARYTFTVEGPAGQDRVLAVASRRPLDVSEIINIQTGEARIQGESNLARALSIVVTPIPTTDWVTDEAYYIAGQLPPPPPTTGTLSVSSIPSGAQVLINGRAVGNTPLSIELQPGSYNLELRLSGYNPSRTPVTIQAGRVTQLNLPLVATPPPTGVLAVDSNPRGAQVLINGRLVGSTPLNLTLNPGTYTVELRRSGFSPFRTNVTVQAGRTTRLSINLVGIAPPPQPVQPVQPVQPVQPVQPVQPVRPPSGSYTYTCQGGTLVVNYISSNQVRLFYDGAFQTLPLVRSGAELVYSNNTYTWEIGQLGRLLVRGQVALFNCRI
- a CDS encoding YeeE/YedE family protein, giving the protein MEWLTQPWPWYVAGPLIGLTVPLLLLMGNRRFGISSSLRHLCAALGSRQPFFRYNWRAESWNLAFVLGIAAGGFVAGALWANPNPVSLNPQTALALAQMGVSADSGFLPQELFSWQAVLSLPGALFLLLGGFLIGFGARWAAGCTSGHSITGLAALQLPSLLATLGFFVGGLISAHLLLPWLLSWR